The Effusibacillus pohliae DSM 22757 genomic interval ATCCGGTCGGCCAGCACACGGGCGTCTTCGTAGTCGTGTGTGACGACGATCGTTGGAATCGACAATTTGCGCAGCAGCTCTTTCAGTTCCGCCCTGACATGCGACCGTGTGGAAATATCGAGCGCCGACAGCGGTTCATCCAGCAACAGCAGTTCGGGACGAGTGACCAGGGCGCGGGCCAATGCGACGCGCTGTTGCTCGCCGCCTGACAGCATGGCGGGCTTTGCCTGCGCCAGCGATTCAATGCCCAACAGGGCAAGCGATTCCCGCACGCGGGCTTGTTTTTCCTGATCGCTCAGATGATGGATGCCGTACGCCACGTTCTGTATGACGGTAAGATGCGGAAACAGTGCATAGTTTTGAAAGACAAACCCGATCTTCCGCTGCTCCGGCGGCACATCGATTCCCTGCCGCCCGTCCCACAGGGAGCGTCCGTTCAACTCAATGATGCCCTCGTCGGGTGACAGCAGTCCTGCCAGCATTCGCAGCGTGGTGCTTTTCCCGCAGCCGGAATGACCGATCAGCACCAATGTTTCGGCGCCGATCTGCTGTGAAATGTCAAGGGTAAAATGGCGAAGCCGCTTTTTCAGTCGAAAGGAAAGCAACCTATACATCCCCTTTCTCGCGCACGGAAAGCACCCCTCGCATGCGGCTGTCAACGAGACCGACCAGCATCAGCAACAGAAACGAAACGGTCAACAGCAAGGCGGAAATCGCCACCGCCACGTCGGCGTCCGATTCCATCGCGGTAAAAATCGCAAGCGGCAGAGTCTGTGTCTTCCCCGGCAGATTTCCGGCAAACATCATCGTCGCGCCAAACTCGCCCAACGCGCGCGCCCAGCTTAACGCGATGCCGGACAGCAAACCCGGCAGGGCGAGCGGGACGGTGACGCGGAAAAATGTTTTCCAGCGCGAAACGCCCAGCGTTCGGGAAACGGCGATCAATTGATCGTCCACCGCCGCGAACGCTTGCCTGGCCGCGGCCACGAAAAATGGGGCGGACATAAACAGTTGGGCCAACACGACAGCGATCGAAGTGAACGGAATCCCGATTCCCCACACGGACAGCATGTCCCCCAACAGCCCTTTTTTCCCAAACACCAGCAGCAGCCCGACACCCGCTACTGCAGGCGGCGCCACAATCGGCATCTGCAGGGCGACTTCCAGCCATTTTTTACCGCGAAACTCGTTTTTCGCCAGCCAGTAGGCAAGCGGCGTACCGAACAGGGCGATCAGTAGCAGGCTGACGAATGTGGTGCGGACGCTCAGCCACAGCGCCTGGATGGACAGGGGGGTGTTCAATTTTTCAAGCAGCAGGACGGGATTTTTGCTGATAAAAATCGAAACCAGTGGCAAAAACAGATAGACCAGCATCGCGGCGATCAAAATCGACAGAACGATCCGGCCGGGTTTGTACATTGCCATGACGAGCCACTCACTCCTGGGAAAACGGGGATAATTCCAGTCTATTATCATGATTATAACCGATCATCGGCCAGTTAGGTGGACAAATAAAAACAGGAGCCACCTCCGTGACCCCTGTCTTTGAAACTCGCTCTTACTGAATGTATCCAACATCTTGCGCGATGTCTTGCCGCACTTGCTGCGGATTGGTGCCGGCAAAACCGGGTTGGAACATCGCTTGCGGGCCCAAGCCTGCTTGCTGCTGGCCGCCAAACGCCTGCGCCGGCTGGCCGTACGCTTGCTGCGCCCCGTAGCGGAAGCCGCCTTCCTGCGCAATGTCCTGTCTGACTTGCTGCGGGTTGGTGCCGGCAAAGCCAGGCTGCA includes:
- a CDS encoding ABC transporter permease, yielding MAMYKPGRIVLSILIAAMLVYLFLPLVSIFISKNPVLLLEKLNTPLSIQALWLSVRTTFVSLLLIALFGTPLAYWLAKNEFRGKKWLEVALQMPIVAPPAVAGVGLLLVFGKKGLLGDMLSVWGIGIPFTSIAVVLAQLFMSAPFFVAAARQAFAAVDDQLIAVSRTLGVSRWKTFFRVTVPLALPGLLSGIALSWARALGEFGATMMFAGNLPGKTQTLPLAIFTAMESDADVAVAISALLLTVSFLLLMLVGLVDSRMRGVLSVREKGDV